Genomic window (Chitinophagales bacterium):
TAATTTTCAATATGCCATTCAAGAAGTACCTAATGGTTTGGCTCAAGCTTTTGTTATAGGTAAAGAGTTTATTGGCAACGATAAGTGTGCTTTAATTTTGGGCGATAATATTTTTTATGGTACAGGTTTAGAAGAATTATTGGTTCAAAACAATAATCCAGATGGTGGTGTTATATATGCATATCATGTTTCTGATCCAGAACGATATGGCGTAGTAGAATTTGATAAAGATTTAAAAGCTATTTCTATCGAAGAAAAACCTACTAAACCAAAATCTAATTTTGCAGTGCCTGGTTTGTATTTTTATGATAATTCTGTGATTGATATTGCTACAAATTTACAACCAAGTGCAAGAGGAGAATATGAAATTACCGATGTAAACAAAGCATATTTAGAAATGAATAAGTTACGCGTTGGAATTTTAGACAGAGGCACAGCTTGGTTAGATACAGGAACATTTGATTCATTAATGCAAGCATCGCAGTTTGTACAAGTAATTGAACAA
Coding sequences:
- the rfbA gene encoding glucose-1-phosphate thymidylyltransferase RfbA, yielding MKGIILAGGSGTRLYPITYAISKQIMPIYDKPMIYYPLSVLMMAGINEILIISTPHDMPNFQRLLGDGSTYGCNFQYAIQEVPNGLAQAFVIGKEFIGNDKCALILGDNIFYGTGLEELLVQNNNPDGGVIYAYHVSDPERYGVVEFDKDLKAISIEEKPTKPKSNFAVPGLYFYDNSVIDIATNLQPSARGEYEITDVNKAYLEMNKLRVGILDRGTAWLDTGTFDSLMQASQFVQVIEQRQGLKVGCIEEVAFKKGFINAEKLNEIAQPLLKSGYGEYLINLLR